GCTGGCCGGCACCGAACCGGTCCTCGACCTGCCCGACCGGCTCGCCCTGCTGCGCGCGTCCGGCCTGCACCTGCCGGAGAACCTGCCGGCCGCGCTCACCGCGGGCCTGAGCCCGCCGCTGCGCGACGTCGTGGCCCGCCTGGTCGGCGAGACCGCCACGAACGCACTCCGGCACGACGGTCCCGGCACCCACGTCGCCGTCTCGGCCGTCCGCACCGGCCCGTCGCTGACGATCACGATCGTCAGTTCCGGCGGCCACGGCACCCGGTCCCCCGCCGGTTCCGGCTTCGGCCTGAAGAGCCTTGCCAAGGACATCAGCGGGTACGGCGGCAGCCTCACCTACGGGCCGTCGGGCGACACCTGGACGACCGTCGCGGTGCTGCCGGTCACCTGACGGCCGGCTCCCCGGCGCCCGGTGACGGCCCGTCAGTAGCCGGTGGTCGCGCGCCCGCGGCGGCGGGCGAGCCACTCGACGAGGGCGGCGGCGGAGACCGTGGCCGCCAGGCCGGCGCCGGCCGCGACGACCGCGACCCGGCGGCGCTGCGAGTTGTCCTTCTCGACCAGGTCGGCGTCGGTCAGCGGGACAACGGTGATCTTTGAGCCGTCGGACAGGCCGAACGACTCCTGGCGGGCCACGACCTCCTCGCCGATCAGGCCGTCCATCACGTCGATGATGCGGCGGGCCTCCGCCTCGGTGTCCGCGAGCACCTCGATCGCGATGATCGCGGCACCGGTGTCGGTGACCGAGACGGTCCACTCGCCGCGGTAGCCCCGCGCGAACAGCTCCTCGGCCAGCGACGCGCTGCTCAGCCGGACCTCGATCACGTCGGCCAGCGTGACCGGCGTCCACGGGTTCTGCGTCACCGTGTCACCGATCGCCGGGCTGTACTGCTCGCGCTGCGGCAGCAACGTGACGTGACCGGTCACCTTCGCCTGCTGCGGCAGGCCGAGCATCGCCCACGCGGCCGCCATCACCGTCAGCAACATCAGCGGCGCGGTGATCGGCCACCGGCGCAGGAGGATCCTGCCGACATCAGCGAAGTCCATCGTTTCCCCTCGTCACGCCCTTTTCCGCGCGCCGGGACCGTACCGCGTCTTCCTGTGACGTCGTTGTGAACCCTACGCAGCGTGACTTTAGACGGCGTGACGCACCGCGGCCACCCGCCCGGTGGCGCCGCCGGTCGGGTGCCACCGGGCGGTGGCACCCGACCGTGCCGGGTCAGAGCCGGGTCAGCGCCTCGCCGAGCATGTCGGTGATCTTCGACGGGGTGGTGATGTCGTGGGCGTAGACGTAGGCGACCGTGAACCCGGCGTCGCGCGCCGCGCTCGCGTCGCGGACCACGTCCTCCGTGGTGCTGGACGGGTCGACCGCGAACATCGCGGTCTTCTCGATCTCGGCGTAGTCGCGGCCGACGTCGTCGCAGTGCCGGCGGAGCACGTCGAGCTTGTGCGCGGACTCCGGGCCGAGACCGATGTTGCAGGCGTCCGCGTACTTCGCGACCAGCTTCAGCGTCTTCTTCTCGCCGCCACCGCCGATCAGCAGGTACGGCCGGGGCGAGCGGAGCGGCTGCGGGGAGTTGAGCGTGCGCTCCAGGCGGTAGTGCCGGCCCTGGTACGCGTCCTCGGAGTCGGACCACATCTGCAGGCAGATCTGCAGCGCCTCCTCCAGGCGCTCGAAGCGCTCCGCGACCGGCGGGAACGCGAAGCCGAGGCCCTTGGACTCGTCCTCGTTCCACGCGGCGCCGACGCCCAGGCCGGCCCGGCCGCCGGAGAGCACGTCGAGCGTGGTGACGGCCTTGGCGAGCAGGCCGGGCTCGCGGTAGGTGACGCCGGTGACCAGCGTGTGCAGCAGGGCGGTCTCGGTGTGTGCGGCGATGAAGCCGAGCGCGGTGTACGCCTCGAGCATCTCGTGCTCGTACGGCCCGACGCCCCGGATCTGCCAGAAGTGGTCCATGACCGTGATCCGGGTGATGCCGGCCTGCTCGGCGTTGCGCGCGTGGCGGCCGAGCGCGGTGCCGAGCGCGGCCGGCCCACCGTCCCAGGTGAAGTCGGCGATGTGCAGTCCCAGTTCCATGTCAAGTGAGAGTACCCTCCGGATAGCGTGTCCGCTGCTCTTCGGACGTGCGGTCCCGCGACGGAGCCGCGGGACCGCGACACCTCACCAGGTCAGACCGTGTCCGTAGGGGTAGAGCGGATTTCCGTAGGTGGGCGGCACCGGCCGCCCGGCATCGATGTGCGCGCGGATCTCGGCCCGCTGCGCGTCCGTGGCACCGAGGTCGAACGGCAGGTCCCACGCCTCCCGCGCGTCCGCCGGCACGTCCTGCCCGCCCGGCCGCAGCACCTGGTCGAGCGTGCGCGGCAGCTGCCAGGGCAGCTTCCCGGTGGGCCGGTGATCGCCGAAGACCAGGCCGGCCAGCGCCGGCCCGACCTCCTCGCCGGCCCGGAAGTTGACCACCACGGCGTCCGCGATCTCGTGCCACTCACTGATCACGTAGGGCCGGGCCATGGTCAGCAACACCACCACGGGTACGCCGCGCGCCTTCCAGCTCCGGATCAGCTCCAGCTGGTCGGGCGGCAGGTACGGAGCCGTCTGCGTCCAGCTCGTCGCGTGGGTGTAGTACGGCTCCCCCACCGCCACGATCGCCAGGCTCGGATTCGGCGCGCTGTCCCGGTGGACGGTCACCCCGGCGGACGCGGCCCGGGCGGCGAGCGCGTCGTACGTGGACAGCG
This genomic window from Catenuloplanes niger contains:
- a CDS encoding LLM class F420-dependent oxidoreductase, with product MELGLHIADFTWDGGPAALGTALGRHARNAEQAGITRITVMDHFWQIRGVGPYEHEMLEAYTALGFIAAHTETALLHTLVTGVTYREPGLLAKAVTTLDVLSGGRAGLGVGAAWNEDESKGLGFAFPPVAERFERLEEALQICLQMWSDSEDAYQGRHYRLERTLNSPQPLRSPRPYLLIGGGGEKKTLKLVAKYADACNIGLGPESAHKLDVLRRHCDDVGRDYAEIEKTAMFAVDPSSTTEDVVRDASAARDAGFTVAYVYAHDITTPSKITDMLGEALTRL